A section of the Ictalurus punctatus breed USDA103 chromosome 8, Coco_2.0, whole genome shotgun sequence genome encodes:
- the si:ch211-132p1.2 gene encoding proteinase-activated receptor 4 — MAVWVCSRCVVLFVLVSILSLALVSCTDSGTSNCSTPLFRPRSFIITYSGCNATLTGKEKEEIQAATTVLLVPLLYLVSFVFGFPANLLALFVLLFRAKKFPSTILLVNLTCCDLLLLLMLPLRIIYHFQGNNWTFGEETCRLLIALLYGNIYGSVICLALIAVDRYVALVHPFGAKTLRSYKTSILMSMMVWIVVVIAAVPLLASRQSYLINNLSIITCHDALPAKEQENYFLPYFASLFFLCFLLPLFVVVFCYSAILRTLVAAGARYAHATRVTALMLVVFIICFLPSNILLLMHYSQFLYTHNGMKDYDDADAEEVQGSYDNYNRLYVPYMISLAISTFNSCIDPFIFYYVSEDFREKARKLLCCSKTSYESSSGSSSGTMRSKVTLLSMSGKTKGLSKNGVTNL, encoded by the exons ATGGCTGTTTGGGTATGTTCCCGCTGTGTTGTTCTTTTTGTCCTGGTCTCCATCCTGTCCCTCGCTCTGGTCTCCTGCACAGACTCCGGGACCTCCAACTGCTCCACTCCTCTATTCC GACCTCGCTCGTTCATTATCACATACTCTGGCTGCAATGCAACACTTACTggaaaggagaaggaggaaatCCAAGCAGCCACTACAGTTCTCCTGGTTCCTCTTCTCTACCTCGTCTCTTTTGTGTTCGGCTTCCCAGCTAACCTTCTGGCATTGTTTGTTCTTCTCTTCCGTGCAAAAAAGTTTCCATCCACAATTCTGTTAGTGAACCTCACCTGCTGCgacctccttcttctcctcatGCTTCCCTTACGCATCATCTACCACTTCCAGGGAAACAACTGGACATTTGGAGAAGAAACCTGCCGCTTGCTAATCGCTTTGTTATATGGGAACATATACGGCTCGGTGATTTGCCTGGCGCTCATCGCTGTGGACCGTTACGTGGCTCTGGTGCATCCATTTGGCGCCAAGACGCTGCGGAGTTACAAGACGTCCATATTGATGAGCATGATGGTGTGGATCGTGGTGGTGATAGCGGCTGTTCCTTTGCTAGCTTCACGTCAATCTTACTTGATAAACAATCTTTCGATTATAACATGCCATGACGCTCTTCCTGCAAAAGAACAGGAAAACTACTTTCTGCCATATTTTGCCTCGCTCTTCTTCCTCTGCTTTCTCCTCCCGTTATTTGTGGTGGTTTTCTGCTACAGCGCTATACTCCGCACCCTAGTTGCCGCTGGTGCTCGCTACGCCCACGCAACCCGAGTCACAGCACTTATGCTGGTGGTTTTCATCATCTGCTTCCTACCCAGTAACATTCTCCTGCTTATGCACTACTCCCAGTTTTTATACACGCATAACGGCATGAAAGATTATGATGATGCGGATGCTGAAGAAGTTCAAGGTAGCTATGACAATTACAATCGACTCTACGTACCCTACATGATCAGCCTTGCTATCAGCACCTTTAACAGCTGCATCGACCCCTTTATCTTCTACTATGTCTCCGAGGACTTTAGAGAAAAAGCGAGAAAGCTGCTATGCTGTTCAAAAACCTCCTACGAATCTTCTTCTGGAAGCTCCTCAGGGACgatgaggtcaaaggtcactcTGTTGTCCATGTCGGGAAAAACTAAAGGACTTTCAAAAAACGGTGTGACAAACTTGTGA